The proteins below come from a single Caulobacter flavus genomic window:
- the rplT gene encoding 50S ribosomal protein L20 has protein sequence MARVKRGVTAHAKHKKVLEQAKGFYGRRKNTIRTAKAAVDKAGQYAYRDRKVRKRAFRSLWIQRINAGARTEGLTYSQFIHGLDVAGIVIDRKVLADIAGNDAVAFKAIADKVRAALA, from the coding sequence ATGGCTCGCGTTAAACGTGGCGTCACCGCCCACGCCAAGCACAAGAAGGTTCTGGAGCAGGCCAAGGGCTTCTACGGCCGCCGCAAGAACACCATCCGTACGGCCAAGGCCGCGGTCGACAAGGCCGGCCAGTACGCCTACCGCGACCGCAAGGTGCGCAAGCGCGCCTTCCGTTCGCTGTGGATCCAGCGCATCAACGCCGGCGCCCGCACCGAAGGCTTGACCTACTCGCAATTCATCCACGGCCTGGACGTGGCGGGTATCGTGATCGACCGTAAGGTCCTGGCGGACATCGCCGGCAACGACGCCGTTGCGTTCAAGGCCATCGCCGACAAGGTTCGCGCGGCCCTGGCCTAA
- the rpmI gene encoding 50S ribosomal protein L35 — translation MPKLKTKSGAKKRFKITATGKLKAGVAGKRHRLIGHNGKYIRQNRGTKVMSEADAKIIRTYLPYGL, via the coding sequence ATGCCTAAGTTGAAGACGAAGTCGGGCGCCAAAAAGCGCTTCAAGATCACCGCCACGGGCAAGCTGAAGGCCGGCGTCGCCGGCAAGCGCCACCGCCTGATCGGCCACAACGGCAAGTACATCCGCCAAAACCGCGGCACGAAGGTGATGAGCGAGGCTGACGCCAAGATCATCCGCACGTACCTGCCCTACGGCCTGTAA